Proteins encoded together in one Synechococcus sp. BL107 window:
- a CDS encoding DUF3104 domain-containing protein has protein sequence MSEDRSAPVPVKAGDPIFLSVTAGMTVIVQHLPEVGFVSADDRWWMADVIYVEGGARNPQVPTLFQVADVDSGEVFWVNADLVTHIVPRL, from the coding sequence ATGAGCGAAGACCGTTCTGCGCCTGTGCCCGTTAAGGCGGGGGATCCCATCTTTTTATCGGTGACGGCTGGTATGACTGTGATTGTTCAGCATCTCCCTGAGGTGGGTTTTGTGTCGGCCGACGACCGCTGGTGGATGGCGGACGTGATCTATGTGGAGGGGGGCGCGAGGAATCCGCAGGTGCCGACCCTGTTTCAAGTCGCCGATGTCGATTCAGGCGAGGTGTTTTGGGTCAATGCAGACCTGGTGACGCATATCGTTCCCAGGCTCTAA
- a CDS encoding AbrB family transcriptional regulator: MLTGSDLLTKVKDLGDVSKSDLVRACGYVSTKKDGSERLNFTAFYEALLDAKGVNLTGGGAAIGKGGRKLSYIAKVQGNGNLLIGKAYTAMLNLEPGDEFEIKLGKKAIRLLPTGAAATHSEGAEGVEE, translated from the coding sequence ATGCTTACGGGTTCAGACCTTCTCACAAAAGTCAAAGATCTCGGCGACGTTTCAAAGTCTGATTTGGTAAGGGCTTGCGGTTATGTATCTACAAAGAAGGATGGCAGCGAACGCCTTAACTTCACTGCGTTTTACGAGGCTCTTCTCGACGCTAAAGGGGTAAATCTCACCGGCGGTGGAGCTGCAATTGGCAAAGGTGGTCGCAAACTGAGCTACATCGCAAAAGTTCAAGGCAACGGCAATTTGCTGATCGGCAAGGCTTACACCGCCATGCTGAACCTGGAACCCGGTGATGAGTTTGAAATCAAACTGGGCAAAAAGGCAATTCGTCTGCTCCCCACTGGTGCTGCTGCAACCCACAGCGAAGGCGCTGAAGGCGTTGAAGAGTGA
- a CDS encoding 5-formyltetrahydrofolate cyclo-ligase — MRDKASLRRHYRQLRRTIPTAHEAICGAALSFVRRTTKETSVVGLYWPLDNEVDLRPLRTQLPNPVALPQADGKGCLRYGRWSGQVLKKDGCGIPAPTNSSNLRPEEISLLLVPALAVDSSGIRLGYGGGYYDRLRSDPLWADVPAWVVLPSQCVQFSPLPRDSWDVPFNGWITEQGPGQLLRPSAS; from the coding sequence ATGCGCGATAAAGCCAGCCTTCGTCGCCACTATCGGCAGCTTCGGCGAACAATCCCAACCGCCCACGAAGCGATCTGTGGTGCGGCACTGAGCTTCGTTCGTCGTACAACCAAAGAAACGTCCGTGGTGGGTTTGTATTGGCCCCTCGACAACGAGGTTGACCTTCGCCCCCTGCGCACGCAACTGCCCAATCCCGTGGCCCTGCCCCAGGCCGACGGCAAAGGGTGTTTGCGGTATGGGCGTTGGAGTGGCCAAGTTCTTAAAAAGGATGGCTGCGGTATTCCCGCGCCCACCAACAGCAGCAACCTTCGCCCAGAGGAGATCAGCCTGTTGCTCGTGCCAGCCCTTGCCGTGGATTCATCCGGGATCCGCCTCGGGTATGGCGGGGGCTACTACGACCGATTGCGCTCAGACCCTCTCTGGGCGGACGTTCCCGCCTGGGTGGTGCTGCCGTCGCAGTGTGTTCAATTCTCCCCATTGCCGCGGGATTCCTGGGATGTGCCCTTTAACGGTTGGATTACGGAACAGGGGCCTGGTCAGCTGTTGAGACCCAGCGCATCATGA
- a CDS encoding SufE family protein encodes MATSTGSETLDRMVERLGGTTDPKRRYEYVLWLAKKLEPFPADQQTDDIKVKGCVSQVYVRGTLADGVMHWQGDSDALITKGLLALLIQGLNGLSPQVVQAVDPAFIAATGLQASLTPSRANGFLNILRAMQEQARQLQPNIAPADS; translated from the coding sequence ATGGCCACCAGCACCGGCAGTGAAACCCTCGACCGGATGGTGGAACGTTTGGGCGGCACAACGGATCCCAAACGCCGCTATGAATATGTGCTCTGGCTGGCAAAAAAGCTGGAGCCCTTTCCGGCCGATCAACAAACCGACGACATCAAAGTGAAGGGCTGCGTATCGCAGGTGTATGTGCGTGGCACCCTCGCCGATGGGGTGATGCATTGGCAAGGGGATTCCGACGCACTGATCACCAAAGGATTGTTGGCTCTCTTGATTCAGGGGCTGAATGGCCTCAGTCCACAAGTCGTCCAAGCCGTCGACCCTGCATTCATCGCAGCCACGGGCCTCCAAGCCAGCTTGACCCCATCCCGCGCCAACGGTTTCCTCAATATTTTGCGCGCCATGCAAGAGCAAGCGCGCCAGCTTCAACCCAACATCGCGCCCGCCGATTCATAG
- a CDS encoding homoserine dehydrogenase: MGSGIGIGLLGLGTVGGGVASILQSPSERHPLVADLKLVRVAVRDLNRPRSVELPNEILTTDPAVVINDPAVDVVVEVIGGIEPARSLILQAIAAGKSVVTANKAVIARHGEEIADAAAKAGVYVLIEAAVGGGIPIIEPLKQSLGGNRINRVSGIINGTTNYILTRMADEGAAYESVLKDAQELGYAEADPAADVDGLDAADKIAILANLAFGGSVERSAIPTAGISQLQGRDVDYAKQLGYGVKLLAVAERMKPSGEPLPLSLRVQPTLVPNDHPLAGVNGVNNAILVEGDPIGRVMFYGPGAGAGPTASAVVADILNIAGISQATQIDDRLDPLLAANSWRRCVLVDQGEIRQRHYVRFHTQDAPGVIGRIGGCFGDGGVSIQSIVQFNASKAGAEIVVITHEVSQTKMDDALKSIQALPEVSGLTAHLGCL, translated from the coding sequence ATGGGTTCAGGGATCGGAATTGGTCTGCTCGGGCTGGGAACAGTTGGCGGCGGTGTGGCTTCGATCCTGCAAAGCCCGAGTGAACGTCATCCCCTTGTCGCGGATCTGAAACTTGTGCGCGTGGCGGTGCGAGACCTGAACCGACCACGGTCTGTCGAACTCCCCAATGAAATCCTGACAACCGATCCAGCCGTCGTGATCAACGACCCGGCAGTCGATGTGGTGGTGGAAGTGATCGGTGGGATCGAGCCAGCACGAAGCTTGATCTTGCAGGCCATCGCCGCCGGAAAATCCGTCGTTACCGCGAACAAGGCGGTGATTGCACGTCACGGCGAAGAAATTGCTGACGCCGCCGCCAAAGCTGGGGTGTATGTGCTCATCGAAGCCGCCGTTGGTGGTGGCATCCCGATCATTGAACCGCTCAAGCAATCCCTGGGGGGGAACCGGATTAACCGGGTGAGCGGAATCATCAATGGCACCACGAATTACATCCTCACGCGGATGGCCGATGAAGGCGCTGCTTACGAGAGTGTTTTAAAAGACGCCCAGGAATTGGGATACGCCGAGGCAGACCCCGCGGCCGATGTGGATGGACTCGATGCCGCCGACAAAATCGCGATTTTGGCGAATTTGGCCTTTGGGGGCAGCGTCGAACGCAGTGCCATACCCACGGCTGGCATCAGTCAATTGCAAGGGCGTGATGTGGATTACGCCAAACAGCTGGGCTATGGCGTGAAATTGCTCGCTGTGGCGGAACGGATGAAGCCGTCTGGGGAGCCCCTACCCCTCTCGCTTCGTGTACAACCCACCCTGGTGCCAAATGATCACCCATTAGCGGGTGTGAATGGCGTTAACAACGCCATCCTTGTGGAAGGCGATCCCATCGGTCGCGTGATGTTTTACGGACCAGGGGCCGGGGCTGGACCCACCGCCTCAGCCGTGGTGGCGGACATCCTCAACATCGCTGGAATCAGCCAGGCCACCCAAATCGACGATCGCTTGGACCCTCTTCTCGCAGCGAACAGCTGGCGTCGTTGCGTGTTGGTGGATCAAGGCGAAATCCGTCAGCGCCATTACGTGCGCTTCCACACACAAGATGCTCCCGGCGTAATTGGCCGGATTGGGGGCTGCTTCGGCGATGGTGGGGTATCGATCCAATCGATCGTTCAATTCAACGCCAGCAAAGCCGGTGCTGAAATTGTTGTGATCACCCACGAAGTGAGCCAAACAAAGATGGACGACGCACTCAAATCAATCCAAGCCTTGCCCGAAGTTTCAGGTCTTACCGCCCACCTGGGTTGCCTCTAA
- a CDS encoding ABC transporter substrate-binding protein, which translates to MAALTQTGCQVTSTSQRITVASAGSISSLDPAQVSTVHSLQLLSALGDPLYSLNDDGSLQPRLAASKPTISADGRLVTIPLRTDVRFHDGTRFDAEAMAFSLRRFLRIGTLSYVVGDRIKAVEVAAPYVLRLTLNRRSTSLEGLLTSINLTPLSPRAYAEHKDSFLHDNFVGTGAYRLTKFNEKQQRLEPFEQYWGEAPKNPGLDLISLSNSTALFGALRSGEVDVLLSASIDEDQRHALNQQAKRGDLHETVGPAMEIGYITLLSNSAPLSDQRLRQAIALSLDRDEVSERVSYGLRRPLRALIPPSLPGGGVTPWPKHNPKQAKTLLMQSGYCQGTQLEVPLTFRSNVPADKLLALTWQAQVQRDLAECMVLKLDGVESTTVYRQLGEGAFKAVILDWLGSYPDPEAYLNPLLSCSNAEGHICLDGEAAISGSFWSAPGLQTALQDSDSVRGAPRVAVLNTIEKLTVEGAAYIPVWLESPRSWSQRSLKPPQYNRSGFLRLAELQRVSHKQENN; encoded by the coding sequence ATGGCAGCTTTGACACAAACCGGTTGTCAGGTCACCTCAACGAGTCAGCGCATCACCGTTGCATCTGCTGGTTCCATCAGCTCGTTGGACCCAGCCCAAGTGAGCACGGTTCATAGCTTGCAGTTGTTGAGCGCCCTTGGGGATCCCCTCTACAGCCTCAACGATGACGGGAGCCTGCAACCCCGATTAGCAGCATCAAAGCCAACGATCAGCGCCGATGGTCGGCTCGTCACGATCCCGTTGAGAACAGATGTTCGTTTTCACGATGGAACCCGCTTTGATGCGGAAGCCATGGCCTTCAGTTTGCGCCGGTTTCTCCGAATCGGAACACTGAGTTATGTGGTGGGAGATCGGATCAAAGCTGTCGAAGTTGCAGCCCCCTACGTCCTGAGGCTCACGCTGAACCGACGCTCTACCTCACTTGAGGGACTACTCACATCCATCAATCTCACGCCTCTTTCTCCACGCGCCTACGCCGAACACAAGGACAGCTTTCTGCATGACAACTTTGTTGGCACAGGTGCTTACCGCCTCACCAAATTCAACGAAAAACAGCAACGCCTTGAACCCTTTGAGCAGTACTGGGGAGAAGCACCCAAAAATCCTGGCCTTGATCTAATCAGCCTCAGCAACTCCACCGCTCTCTTTGGTGCGCTTCGCAGCGGCGAAGTGGATGTGCTGCTCTCAGCCTCCATTGATGAAGACCAACGCCATGCCCTGAACCAGCAAGCGAAGCGAGGGGACTTACATGAAACAGTTGGGCCAGCGATGGAAATCGGCTACATCACCCTGTTGAGCAACTCCGCACCGCTGAGCGACCAACGCCTGCGGCAAGCCATTGCATTAAGCCTGGATCGCGACGAAGTGAGCGAGCGTGTGAGCTATGGATTACGCCGACCGTTGCGCGCCTTGATTCCACCCAGCCTCCCCGGAGGAGGCGTGACCCCATGGCCGAAGCACAATCCCAAACAAGCGAAAACACTGCTGATGCAGTCGGGATACTGCCAAGGAACCCAACTGGAAGTTCCCCTTACCTTCCGCTCCAATGTTCCCGCCGACAAACTTTTGGCGCTGACTTGGCAAGCCCAAGTGCAGCGGGATCTTGCTGAGTGCATGGTGCTCAAGCTGGATGGCGTGGAATCAACCACCGTGTACCGCCAACTGGGGGAAGGGGCGTTCAAGGCCGTGATTCTCGATTGGCTCGGGAGCTATCCCGACCCCGAGGCATATCTCAATCCTTTGCTGAGTTGTTCCAACGCCGAAGGCCATATTTGCCTCGATGGAGAAGCCGCGATCAGCGGAAGCTTCTGGAGCGCACCAGGACTTCAAACCGCGCTGCAGGACAGCGACTCCGTTCGTGGCGCGCCGCGCGTCGCGGTTTTGAACACCATTGAAAAGCTCACTGTTGAGGGGGCGGCGTACATCCCCGTATGGCTCGAATCCCCCAGGTCCTGGAGTCAACGCAGCTTGAAGCCACCGCAATACAACCGCAGCGGCTTCCTACGCCTGGCTGAACTGCAACGGGTCTCCCACAAGCAGGAGAACAATTGA
- a CDS encoding ABC transporter permease: MGRARDLFRYSATRLGLAPLMLWLIATLVFLLLRVAPGDPVDAVLGSRAPAAAKAAMRARLGLDQSLFDQYLSYLNGLIHGDLGQALINQEPVSKIIGNTLPASLELSVIALIAAAIIGLSVGFSGIARPEGSIDLSGRLYGLGTYALPPFWVAMMVQLIFAVSLGWFPVGGRFPPSLLPPEGSGFFLFDSVVSGNWPALLGSIRHLVLPAATLALLLSGTFTTALRLNLRRTLRGDYVEAARSRGLSERQVILHHALPNALLPVLTIAGITVASLIGGALLIEVTFSWPGIALRLQEAINQRDYPVVQGIVVVIAALVVLVSVAVDLLVAALDPRVRY, encoded by the coding sequence ATGGGACGCGCTCGCGATCTATTCCGCTACAGCGCCACCCGCCTTGGGCTTGCACCCTTGATGCTCTGGCTAATCGCCACCCTGGTGTTTCTGCTCCTGCGGGTTGCTCCCGGCGATCCAGTGGATGCCGTTCTTGGCAGCCGAGCCCCCGCTGCAGCCAAGGCCGCCATGCGCGCTCGGCTCGGTTTGGATCAATCACTCTTTGATCAATATTTGAGTTACCTCAATGGTCTGATCCATGGAGACCTTGGCCAGGCCCTGATCAACCAGGAACCGGTGAGCAAAATCATCGGGAACACCCTGCCCGCAAGCCTCGAATTGAGCGTGATCGCCCTGATCGCCGCAGCCATTATTGGCCTGAGTGTCGGGTTCAGCGGCATTGCCCGGCCGGAGGGATCCATTGATTTAAGCGGGCGGCTCTACGGCCTGGGCACCTATGCGCTCCCCCCGTTCTGGGTCGCCATGATGGTGCAGTTGATTTTCGCTGTGAGCTTGGGTTGGTTTCCTGTGGGGGGCCGCTTCCCCCCCAGCCTTCTCCCACCAGAGGGCAGCGGCTTCTTTTTATTCGACAGTGTTGTTTCAGGGAATTGGCCGGCCTTGCTTGGGAGCATCCGACACCTCGTGCTCCCAGCCGCAACGCTGGCGCTCCTACTGAGTGGAACATTCACCACCGCCCTACGGCTCAACCTGCGTCGCACATTGCGAGGGGACTACGTCGAAGCCGCCCGCAGTCGAGGACTAAGCGAACGGCAGGTGATCTTGCATCACGCCTTGCCGAATGCTCTGCTTCCCGTGCTCACCATTGCCGGCATCACGGTGGCCTCACTGATTGGCGGCGCACTCCTGATCGAAGTGACGTTTTCATGGCCCGGCATCGCTTTACGTCTCCAAGAAGCGATCAACCAACGGGACTACCCCGTGGTGCAGGGCATCGTCGTTGTGATTGCTGCACTCGTCGTGCTGGTGAGCGTTGCCGTAGATCTTTTGGTGGCCGCCCTTGATCCGCGCGTTCGCTATTAG
- a CDS encoding alpha/beta hydrolase, translating into MGLTGSLLLLSVGSWPARATERLEVEIDGIVLPVSVEDLRSFGRLGDRSRSELATWLRLLDPDSREGLVRLLNAPVLTRRSLGQQLLSSWGAAALIDALGALVRVEGGGSISSSEVLPTLERLLDQQERVSTLDVLHALPTDQLRLDLNALLKAANHWQQQLERHTGLMEVLAAEPSTRQDTPRPSKTARSELSRANGPATIDLLVRHRAAPIQVQAWSSMVSSTSSEAPVDRPWLLIMPGLGGDPEHFHWLAEALSEAGWPVVIVEHPGSDAEAVQALLDGRQSFDGASALRQRLLDLDAVLASQRKGRLPVKGTNVVLVGHSLGALTALLAAGADPASGIDRRCRASLAAIPLTNLSELLQCELADSRALKTVPLDPAPLAVVGLNSFGGLIWPSGNPTQPLVMPLLLFGGTLDLITPPLDEQIPLLRRLGQHPLSRVVVVEGASHFSPIRVESQAGSVQGDDLFQLGEELVGVNPLTVQTVIAQEMIQFLEQLESNSPPAAARHFDGGTTRWHRLNRNEADRLIGDL; encoded by the coding sequence ATGGGCTTGACCGGCAGTCTGCTGCTCTTGTCGGTCGGATCGTGGCCTGCGCGTGCGACTGAACGACTGGAAGTGGAAATTGACGGCATCGTTTTGCCAGTGTCGGTGGAGGATCTCAGGTCGTTTGGGCGTCTTGGAGATCGCAGCCGAAGTGAGTTAGCCACTTGGCTGCGACTCTTGGATCCGGATAGCCGTGAGGGGTTGGTGCGTTTGCTCAATGCGCCAGTGCTGACCCGTCGCAGCCTTGGGCAACAGCTTCTGAGTAGTTGGGGGGCCGCAGCTTTGATTGATGCCTTAGGGGCGTTGGTTCGTGTGGAAGGTGGTGGATCAATCAGCAGTTCTGAGGTGCTTCCAACCCTTGAGCGGTTGTTGGATCAACAGGAGCGGGTGTCCACGCTCGATGTTTTGCATGCCTTGCCCACGGACCAGCTGCGGTTGGATCTCAATGCTCTGCTGAAGGCGGCTAACCATTGGCAACAGCAGCTTGAGCGCCACACCGGCTTGATGGAGGTTCTCGCCGCTGAACCGAGTACGCGGCAGGACACTCCCCGTCCGTCTAAAACTGCCCGATCGGAGTTGTCACGAGCCAACGGCCCCGCGACGATCGATTTATTGGTGCGCCATCGTGCTGCGCCAATCCAAGTTCAAGCGTGGTCGTCGATGGTGTCGTCAACGTCATCTGAAGCGCCAGTTGACCGGCCTTGGCTGCTGATCATGCCCGGGTTGGGTGGAGATCCCGAGCATTTCCATTGGTTGGCTGAAGCCCTCAGTGAGGCGGGGTGGCCCGTGGTGATTGTTGAACATCCAGGCAGTGATGCTGAAGCTGTTCAAGCGCTGTTGGATGGGCGTCAATCCTTTGACGGGGCTAGTGCTCTGCGTCAAAGACTTTTGGATCTTGATGCAGTGCTGGCGTCTCAGCGCAAGGGCCGGCTTCCTGTGAAGGGGACGAATGTGGTGCTGGTAGGCCACTCGCTTGGAGCCCTCACCGCTTTATTGGCGGCGGGGGCTGATCCTGCTTCTGGCATCGACCGCCGTTGTCGCGCGTCACTGGCTGCAATTCCGCTCACCAATCTGTCTGAGCTGTTGCAATGCGAATTAGCCGACAGTCGCGCTCTCAAAACAGTTCCGCTTGATCCAGCACCCCTCGCGGTGGTGGGTTTAAACAGTTTTGGTGGGTTGATTTGGCCGAGTGGCAATCCAACACAACCGTTGGTGATGCCGTTGCTGCTCTTTGGTGGAACCCTCGACTTGATTACGCCACCGTTGGATGAACAAATCCCGTTGCTGCGAAGGCTTGGTCAGCATCCATTAAGTCGGGTGGTGGTGGTTGAGGGTGCCAGTCACTTTTCGCCGATTCGCGTGGAGAGCCAAGCGGGTTCGGTTCAGGGAGATGACCTTTTTCAACTGGGAGAAGAGTTGGTGGGGGTGAATCCACTGACGGTTCAAACGGTGATCGCCCAAGAGATGATTCAATTTCTCGAGCAGCTCGAATCGAATTCTCCACCGGCGGCAGCGCGGCATTTCGATGGGGGAACAACCCGTTGGCATCGTTTAAACCGCAATGAGGCCGATCGCCTCATCGGCGATCTCTAA
- a CDS encoding MFS transporter, translated as MPDPLRWWNQFPLALRNVTRIRLLASIGAGGVIFMTPLIFHAINFSASQVGSGLALAALIGTVVRLISGVLIDRGLRCSWPIRMTTLLAIVGDVILVQANDYSHFLFGQVLLGCAAGLYWPAIELAVPLSCAQVPSGRGYALVRSADALGIGCGALIGTLASTQGALRIVYSVEALCMGAVLILISLWPLQDDRPAHGSSNFADKSASRRVPATPTWLLPLLPVLGTSVVATGILALQQSALPLDLVQGSLQRPSLSESHSSALIALQLILLVSLQWPVGRWLSNRSVGFGLSISLASFSLGCVLIALSSLFTAGTALVLVSLLPMAFAQAAFLPTATEAVIEETPPEHRGLAMALFSQCFTVSAIVAPLLGGAMLDQLNNGLLLWLLMGGACLAMLPALRNLRPRFTADGSSSEQNPKAEVQGVEKTLSML; from the coding sequence ATGCCAGACCCTCTGCGGTGGTGGAACCAGTTTCCACTAGCGCTGAGAAATGTCACCCGCATCCGACTCCTGGCATCGATCGGGGCCGGTGGAGTCATTTTCATGACTCCGCTTATTTTTCATGCGATCAATTTCTCCGCCAGCCAGGTCGGAAGCGGACTGGCTCTAGCCGCTCTGATTGGCACTGTGGTGCGTTTGATCAGTGGTGTGCTGATCGACCGTGGCTTGCGCTGCTCATGGCCAATCCGGATGACCACCCTCCTGGCCATCGTTGGCGATGTGATTTTGGTGCAAGCGAACGATTACTCCCACTTTCTGTTTGGCCAAGTTCTGCTGGGCTGCGCTGCAGGCCTTTACTGGCCAGCAATTGAGCTCGCCGTTCCCCTGAGCTGCGCCCAAGTGCCCTCCGGGCGTGGCTATGCCCTCGTCCGCAGTGCTGATGCCCTCGGCATCGGATGTGGAGCCTTGATCGGAACCCTGGCGTCCACCCAGGGGGCCTTACGGATCGTTTACAGCGTTGAAGCGCTTTGCATGGGTGCTGTGCTGATTTTGATCAGCCTTTGGCCACTGCAAGACGACCGCCCTGCCCATGGTTCAAGCAACTTTGCTGACAAGTCCGCATCCCGCCGGGTTCCTGCAACACCAACCTGGCTATTGCCGTTGTTGCCTGTGCTCGGCACCAGCGTTGTAGCCACGGGCATCCTGGCCCTGCAACAAAGTGCTTTACCCCTGGATCTTGTGCAGGGCAGCCTTCAGCGACCCAGCCTGAGCGAAAGCCACAGCAGCGCTTTGATTGCCCTGCAACTCATCCTTCTCGTCAGCTTGCAGTGGCCAGTTGGTCGATGGCTCTCGAACCGCAGTGTTGGCTTCGGTTTAAGCATCAGCCTGGCCAGCTTCAGCTTGGGATGCGTCTTGATTGCTTTGTCGTCGCTGTTTACGGCCGGCACAGCGCTTGTGTTGGTGAGCCTTCTGCCGATGGCCTTCGCCCAAGCGGCTTTCCTTCCAACAGCCACTGAAGCCGTGATCGAAGAGACACCTCCAGAACATCGTGGGCTCGCGATGGCCCTCTTCTCCCAGTGCTTCACGGTGAGTGCAATCGTTGCCCCCCTCCTCGGGGGAGCCATGCTGGATCAGCTCAACAATGGATTGCTGCTCTGGCTCTTGATGGGAGGTGCTTGTCTGGCGATGCTTCCGGCACTGCGCAACTTGCGCCCCCGCTTTACAGCGGATGGATCATCCTCCGAACAGAACCCCAAGGCTGAGGTTCAAGGTGTGGAAAAAACCTTATCGATGCTGTAA
- the ychF gene encoding redox-regulated ATPase YchF → MLKAGIVGLPNVGKSTLFNALVANAQAQAANFPFCTIEPNVGTVSVPDDRLQLLTDLSKSQNTVPTRMEFVDIAGLVKGASQGEGLGNKFLSNIREVDAIVHVVRCFEDDDVIHVSGTVGPARDAEVINLELGLADLSQIEKRRERLKKQMRTSTEAQVEDAALARIQAVLEQGGAARSVEITAEEEGMIKPLGLLTAKPIIYATNVSEDDLADGNAYCSEVTALAEQEGAETVRISAQVEAELVELGDEERADYLEGLGVSEGGLRSLIRATYRLLGLRTYFTTGEKETRAWTFKSGMTAPQTAGVIHTDFERGFIRAQTIGWEKLLDAGSLVEARNKGWLRSEGKDYVVAEGDVMEFLFNV, encoded by the coding sequence ATGCTCAAAGCCGGAATTGTTGGATTGCCCAATGTGGGCAAGTCCACGTTGTTCAACGCACTGGTGGCCAACGCTCAGGCGCAAGCTGCCAATTTCCCGTTCTGCACGATCGAGCCGAATGTGGGCACGGTGTCGGTTCCGGATGATCGTCTCCAGCTGCTCACAGACCTCAGCAAGAGTCAAAACACCGTTCCAACGCGAATGGAGTTTGTTGATATCGCTGGCTTGGTGAAGGGGGCAAGCCAGGGCGAAGGCCTGGGCAACAAATTTTTGTCCAATATCCGCGAAGTCGACGCCATCGTGCATGTGGTGCGCTGTTTTGAAGACGACGATGTGATTCACGTCTCCGGCACTGTGGGGCCAGCGCGGGATGCCGAGGTGATCAATCTGGAGTTGGGTCTTGCCGACTTATCGCAAATCGAGAAGCGCCGTGAACGTCTGAAAAAGCAAATGCGCACCAGTACGGAGGCGCAAGTGGAAGATGCGGCCCTGGCGCGGATCCAGGCGGTGCTGGAGCAGGGCGGTGCAGCGCGCAGTGTGGAGATCACTGCAGAAGAGGAGGGCATGATCAAACCTCTGGGTCTGCTGACGGCGAAGCCGATCATCTACGCCACGAATGTGAGTGAAGACGATTTGGCAGATGGCAACGCCTACTGCTCTGAAGTGACTGCTCTTGCGGAGCAAGAAGGGGCTGAAACGGTGCGAATTTCAGCGCAAGTGGAAGCGGAACTTGTGGAACTTGGCGACGAAGAACGGGCCGACTATCTCGAAGGCTTAGGGGTGAGTGAAGGGGGGCTTCGCAGTTTGATTCGGGCGACCTATCGACTTCTTGGGCTGCGGACGTATTTCACGACAGGCGAAAAAGAAACTCGCGCTTGGACATTTAAATCAGGGATGACAGCTCCGCAAACGGCCGGTGTGATTCATACCGACTTTGAGCGTGGGTTCATTCGAGCTCAGACGATTGGTTGGGAAAAACTGCTGGATGCTGGTTCGTTAGTCGAAGCCCGAAACAAAGGCTGGTTGCGTAGTGAAGGGAAGGATTATGTGGTGGCGGAAGGAGATGTTATGGAGTTTCTGTTCAACGTTTAA
- a CDS encoding efflux RND transporter periplasmic adaptor subunit — MSRASAARWRPSQKTIAIALLALLGGGLLLARFAPWNPKRDLTPYTTTAERGSLSGVVTASGELQAIQKVNVSPRQQGLLQTLLVDEGDVVKANQILAVMDRGDLNDRLQEREALLQQAKAQYRIKKQEYERRNKLFEMAVISADDFSTVQNEMLARQAAMTAAQERVEQLEQTKRELDIRAPFAGTITARYAEPGAFVTPTTAASATAGATSSSIVELSQGLEVSARVPESDIGRIAIGQAAQIRVDAFPDERFQARVSEIAPRAVKQENVISFEVQLALMNPPKKLLIGMTTDVDFQTGRSAIKTLVPTVAIVTEGGKTGVLVVDQQQQPVFQEVELGSSSDAQTAILEGLDEGTRLFIDLPPWANRNRD; from the coding sequence ATGTCCAGAGCGTCAGCTGCTCGCTGGCGTCCGAGCCAAAAAACCATCGCGATTGCCCTTCTTGCCCTTCTCGGCGGGGGGTTGCTGCTGGCGAGGTTTGCCCCTTGGAATCCAAAACGAGACCTCACGCCTTACACAACAACTGCGGAGCGGGGGTCCCTGTCCGGTGTCGTCACCGCCAGCGGCGAACTACAAGCCATCCAAAAGGTGAACGTGAGCCCCCGCCAGCAGGGGCTTCTCCAGACATTGCTGGTGGATGAAGGCGATGTGGTGAAGGCGAACCAGATTTTGGCGGTGATGGATCGCGGTGATCTCAATGACCGTCTTCAAGAACGTGAGGCCCTGCTTCAACAAGCAAAAGCCCAATACAGAATCAAAAAACAGGAATATGAGCGCCGGAACAAACTGTTTGAGATGGCGGTGATCAGCGCTGACGACTTCAGCACCGTTCAAAACGAAATGCTTGCCCGTCAGGCGGCGATGACGGCAGCACAAGAGCGGGTCGAACAGCTCGAGCAAACAAAACGAGAGCTGGATATTCGCGCTCCCTTCGCCGGAACGATCACGGCCCGATATGCAGAACCGGGGGCGTTTGTCACCCCCACCACCGCAGCTTCAGCCACCGCTGGTGCCACCAGTTCATCGATCGTGGAGCTCTCCCAGGGATTAGAGGTTTCGGCTCGAGTTCCGGAAAGCGACATCGGACGGATCGCCATCGGCCAGGCGGCACAAATCCGCGTGGACGCCTTTCCTGATGAGCGCTTCCAAGCCCGGGTAAGCGAGATCGCTCCGAGGGCTGTGAAACAGGAGAACGTGATCTCCTTCGAGGTGCAACTTGCGCTCATGAATCCCCCCAAGAAATTGCTGATTGGGATGACCACCGACGTGGACTTTCAAACAGGCCGCAGCGCCATCAAGACCCTCGTCCCCACCGTGGCGATCGTGACGGAAGGCGGCAAAACCGGGGTACTTGTGGTGGATCAACAGCAACAGCCGGTCTTCCAGGAGGTGGAACTCGGCAGCAGCAGTGATGCACAGACTGCAATTCTGGAGGGGCTTGATGAGGGAACGCGCTTGTTCATCGACCTGCCCCCCTGGGCCAATCGAAACCGCGATTAA